ACTTTAAGACCTTTGCAAACTTACTAGCATTGGACTGTCCCAGGCACTTGTAGCTGGCCTTTTTGGTCACAGGTTCACAGCACCTGCTGCAGAAGGTGGTGATATCTTGGCTGAGTAAGCCAGGGTTTCAATGAACAGAAAGCAAAAAGATAGGAAAGAAGTAACGTGGGGAAGGAAAACCACACATTAGGGAGTTAGGTGATAAAAGGCACTTAAAGCTTGCATTCAGAATTTCTAAATGCCAGATGGTCAATGAGGTATTTTGGTATCAGAACAGCAAAAGCACAAAAGTGTCAGGAATCTACAATGAGCCGGGAGAATGGTCATGATGAAGCTTGCTCCTTCCAGTCTTTTAGTGACCTTCACACAAATTATGTCCAAGAAGTGATGGCATCCTCATGCAATTGAAACTAACCAATCAAAACACTTGCTTCCGTTTCTAGAATATTTCAGCTCATCATGACAACTGGTGGCTTTTCCATGTGCCTCGAAGATGCATTGTCATAGTAGTTCTAACTTAAACAATCCAGTTTACCAGTGTTTGTGTCTCCAGCTTGTATCCAATAGACTGAGTTGGACTCTTGGGTAATTTAAGACTACAGGCTTCTGCACAACACAAGCTATGGGAGAGTACTTGTACTGCACCACTGGCAACTAATTTCTATGAAGCTTCAAAGCTGCGGGCGATAAGGGGGTGTCACCACCTACAGGCATCTCTTTCCTTGTGAACAATGGCCTTAGAATCACTAACTGCAGAAAGGGAAAACTAAAATCGAGTTGATTCTCTTTAATGAGATGTTGTATTTAGCACAGTAATCCTAACTATTTTTGTCCTTTTTGAGTTCTGGGCAGAGTAGATGTTCGGAAACCTAAATAACACACACCTTTCACAGAGCCTGCAGTCTTGGTAGATAGGCTCAAATCCTTTAAGGACTCTTGACTCTTTGATTCCAAAACTTGTGATAACCCAGCACATAATAGGCTGGTaacaaagcagctgtaaaactTTGAGTTTACTTGTTGAATATATTGAACACTGAGCTTGTATTATGGCCACACAAGGCACCCATTTCTGTAGAGCCATGCCTTTAAATCTAGATCTAGAATCGgctcttgctttttaaaaaaaaaaatatatatatatatagtggttTCAGAGAACCTTGAAAACAACATAAACTGACTGTCACCTTTTTGAGTAGGTAGCCTGATGCAATAGTGCAAAGGTATCAACTGCCCAGTTCATTGTTAATTCTGAAACTGCCTTTAGTTTTCATGCCAACTTTAATTTAGTTCACGGCTGATCATCTTCACAGAAACATCAAGTGAATACGTCCAGCTGCCTTCCCATGTGCCAAAAGCTCCAGCTGACAAACCTTAAGCTTCATCCCTGGAACTTCTGATGCCACTATAGTTTGGTACAAAAATCCTGTGGCTTACTGAAAACTGAAACTGGAGAGAGTagtacatacatagcacatattTAAAACAGATGTATGTTCTAAGTTAAACACAACAGAAATACCAGAGTTCCAATTTCTGAAATTGCTGCAGATTTCCATTAAGTGCCACAGGAGCAAAGGACCTTTCTGTAGAACTTATTCCTTCTGAGTACATTCCCGGTTGTTTATACCGgcatgctgaagattcagagctgTTCTAGAATTACAAACCTTCTTAATTTATAATGTAAAAGCCCAGTAACAGTGAagctgaacataagaatggctctactggatcagaccaatggtccatctagcccaattgCTTATTTAAGACATAGAAGCATAACTGAGCACTGAGTAAAGCAGCTTCTCTTTTTAGTCATTAGATGGGAAAGCAATTAAAGTGGAACAAGCAACCAAGCCATCCTTTGAAAGTGGTGGTAGACGTGGGCCACCACCCCCTCCAAGAAGCAGAGGTCCTCCCAGGGGCCTTAGAGGTGGAAGAGGCGGAAGTGGAGCAAGAGGACCACCTTCAAGAGGGAGTCACTTGGGTATGTATTTACATATCTGATAACACTTGGACAACATGGAAGACCATCAGATTTGGAAGGTGACAATatccctctgaaaaatcaagccactgAATAAAGTAttccttgtttttaaattaaaaacagatgAAAATGTGCACTCTGCAGTTGAGCCAAATTATTGGCTCAGTAATTAGACTTAAATCTTCTAGTGTGTGAGGGTTCCTTTCTGCATATAGCATTCTGCTTGACTTTTGGCTCAAACAGAAAGCAAAACTCCTCCCTTGCAAGCGAGGAAGGAAGCATTCTGGTGTCCTGGTTTGAAAGTCATCTTGCAGCTGGGAAAAAGGTGAACGCTTTGCAGTCTTACTGCCAGAAGACAAAACTCAATAAACAATAGCTGCTGACTTCAGGGATTGATCCTTTGAGGGTCAAGCTTAATTATCTGGCAAGATAGGGATCTGCAAACTTTGAGCACTGCTTGTTTAATATAGCACTGTTTAGAGCTGTAGCTTTTAGGAGAGATACTTGACTGGTTATCCTTTGATGTAGAAAACGTTAGAGTAGCACACAAGATTTTGTTAGTTTGTCTGGATACTGGACTAAAATTAAGCAAGCTGCTTTCTTAATCGGAGAAGCAAGTAGCCCCTTATCTGGGGTGTAGTTGAATCAAAACAGCCAGAAAGCAGTTCTGTGAGGTCTGTATAGTGGGTCCTGCACAACCTCCAGGGTAGGATGTGGTCAAATCTGCTTTTAGGCTGCTCTGCTCCTTATTTGGCCACAATATCTGGAAGCAGTGGACTTGTGCATTATCTAGGCTACATGACCATGTAATCTGATTTACGTTACTCTTCCTCTTTTGGTCACACTGCATCTTTTATTCCTGACTGGGGCTTCCCAGATTTGACCGCTGTACCAAAAAAAGAGCCATTATGGAATCTCAGGGAGCATGCATGTGGCCAGAGTGTTACAGTTCTTCTCCACTTGTCTCCAAGTTCTTCCTACAGACTTctgctctggcttggtggtactGATTTGCCACTGCTTAAGCATCTCAAATTTTAGCCCTTTAACCTGCAGGAATATAAAAAATGGCTTATCTAGATCTTCCCATAAATGATCGGTTGACTGACTCTTTACCTTTTTAGGTTCTTCTAGGGGGCCACTTCCAATGAAGAGGGGGCCACCTCCACGAAGTGGCGGACCTCCACCCAAAAGATCTGCACCTTCAGGGCCAGTGCGTAGCAGTAGTGGAATGGGAGGGAGAGGTAAGGAGTTGTTCAATGTGTTTCTTTTTGGTTGTCTGGAATAACGAGGCTGGATTTATTCGTGCCTGTAACACATCACCAGTGACTTCAAATCAAATTCATTTTTTTGTTAGCATAATGTTTATGCTTGTATAGCTATTGTCTCTTcatgtcagcaaaactttcaGATCTGTGACTTTTTAAAGATGTTCCTCTACTGCTGTTTTTTAGTTTTGAGTAGCAGCCATGAAACagtattgcactgaatgcagacTATAGCAAAGTGATGTCCTAAATAACTCTGAACTATGCTGTTAATACAACTTTGCATTGAGGaacttcctctgcagcagctgtCCTTCATGCTTGCTTCATTTTTAAACAGTTGATTTACGTGAATTGTACTTCTTTAAAGCTCCTGTATCACGTGGAAGAGACAGCTATGGTGGTCCTCCACGCAGAGAGCCAATGCCATCACGGAGAGATGTCTACATGTCACCAAGAGATGATGGTTATAGTACAAAAGACAGGTAAAGTTAATGCATTATAGTTAAAGCTTAATACCAGGGTCCTGATTTCTTATTTTGTCTGCAAAGAATTATGCTCACCTATGAggagctggttgagaatttgaaagtggagggTAGCTTAGGTgaaaaagtgatcatgaaatggtagagttcttgattttaaggaatggtaggagggagaacagcacaataaagctAATGGGTTTCAAGAAggtagactttagcaaactcaggcaGTTGGTAGCTAAGATcctatgggaagcaagtctaaagggAAAACAGTTCAAGAGTTAGCAGTTTTTTCAGAGAGACtttattaagggcacaaaagcaaactatcccacttcATAGGAAAGATAGACGTAtggtaagagaccaccctggcttaattATGAAATCTTCAATGATTGGAAACTCAGAgtcccacaaaaagtggaaactaggtcaaattacaaaggatgaatataaccAAATAACGtgagtatgtagggacaaaattagaaaggccaaggcacaaaatgagattaaattagcTAGAGACATGAAGGGTAACAAAGCATTCgagaaatacattagaagcaagaggaagaccaaggacagggaagGCCCATTACACAATGATGGTGAGGGAGAACAATaacaaaatgtggaaatggtgGAAGTCCTAAATGACTTTCAGCTTTCACCAGAAAGGTTATTAGCAATCGGGCATCTAACATGTGAATACCAGggaaaaatgaggtaggatcagaagctaaaatagggacagaacaagttaaaaattacctagacaagttagatgtccaaGGCACCaaagcctgatgaaatacatcctggaATACTTAAGGAGCTAACTGAGGAGATATCTAAgacattagcaattatctttgaaaagtcatggaagaagaGATTGATTGCAGAggcctggaaaagggcaaatgttagtgcccatctataaaaaggaaaataaggacaacctggggaatttcAGACGAGTCAGTTTACCTTCAGTACCTGgacagataatggagcaaataattaagtaatcaacttgcagataataaggtgataagtaacagcatggattacAAAGCACGTCAGACTAATGTAatggctttctttgacagggtaacaagtcttgtggatggggcgggggggggagcgagtggtagatgtggtatagtttgactttagtaaggcttttggtactgtcacatgacattctcataaacaaactagggaaatacactgtagatggagctactataaggtgggtgcataactagttggaaaaccattccagaGAGTACtttagttatcagtgattcacattCAATCTGGGAGGCCATATTGAATGGGCTTCTGCAGGGTTCCTTTCTGGGTCatgttctgttcaacatcttcatcagtagtttagataatggcatagagagtaaacttacaaagtttgcggacaataccaagctgggagcaagtgctctggaggataggattaaaattcaaaatgatctggagaaatggtctgaagtaaataggatgaaattcaataaggacaagtgcaaagtactccagttaggaaggaacaattgcacccatacaaaatgggaaaagactgcctaagaaggagttcTGTGGAAAGTGATCTGGTGGTCATAGTGGATTACAAgcgaaatatgagtcaacagtgtaacacagttTAGGGGGGCGGGAAGCAAATATTCTaatatgtattagcaggagtgttgtaaaccagacacaagaaataattcttccgctctactccatgctgatcaGTCCTGAAGtggagtattctgtccagttctgggcgccacgttttgggaaagatgtggacaaattgaagaaagtccagagaagagcaacaaaattgattaaaggtctagaaaacatggcctatgagggaagactgaaaaaattgggtttgtttagtatggagaagagaagactgagaggtaacataacagttttcaagtacatacaaggctgtgaagaggagggaggaaaaatcgCAGCAAGGGCGGaataggttggacattaggaaaagcttcctgtcagggtggttaagcactggaataaattgcctagggaggttgtggaatccccatcactggagatttttaagagcaggttagacaaacaactgtcagggatggtctaaataatacttaatcctgccacgagtgcacgggactggactagatgacctttcaaggtccctttcagccctgtgattctatgatactcatAAATAATATAACTATCACTTTTTTCTAGTTATTCAAGTAGAGATTATCCAAGTTCCAGGGATACAAGAGATTATGCTCCGCCTCCAAGAGATTATGCGTACCGTGATTATGGTCATTCCAGCTCACGTGATGAGTACCCCTCTAGAGGATACAGGTACCTAGCATTATATTTTTCTCAGCTTCAGTCACACTCTGTCACAACACTGATTTGTAGTAAGTCTCAGCAGTTTTTCTTCTTATAGTGATCGTGATGGCTATGGTGGTGGACGCGATAGAGACTATTCAGATCATCCAAGTGGAGGCTCTTACAGAGATTCGTATGAGAGCTATGGTAAGGACCCATTTTGAGGGTATCGTAGCAGAGTTTGTAAAGGTTTCCTAATCCTGATTTACTAGGCTGCTTGCATTTAAGGGGGAATGTCACACTCAGTTTTCTCCTCACAGTGAAAGTGAGAATGCAATTATTAGTTTATTTAACAAGATGATCAAATGATTACCATAACCTAACGAAGCAAAGTCTACAGTTCAGAATTGCGACTATCACTGGAAAATATGGCTGAGTTTCTTCTCTAAAAATAACAAGTTGTTCTGGAATATCCCCCAAAAGAGCCTGCTTGAAATAAACACCGTCTTCAGTCCTTTCAAACAGTCTTTAAATTCATTCGCTGCCTGATACACGGCCCCCACTATAAATGTCCCAACATGGCAGATTATATTAAAAAGTTTCAATTCGTACAAAAAAGTAACAGTAAACTTTAGTGCAGCAATTCtgtaaattcagatttaaattgTTATATATAACTTATAGTGTTGCCATATTACCTGACCATTGACCCTGCAGGTAACTCACGTAGTGCTCCACCTGCACGAGGGCCCCCGCCATCTTATGGTGGAAGCAGTCGCTATGATGATTACGGCAGTACACGAGATGGATATGGAAGTCGAGAAAGTTATTCAAGCAGCAGAAGTGATGTCTACTCAAGTGGTCGTGATCGTGTTGGAAGACAAGACAGAGGTCTTCCCCCTTCCATGGAAAGGGGTTACCCTCCTCCCCGTGATTCATACAGCAGTTCAAGCCGCGGAGCACCCAGAGGTGGTGGCCGTGGAGGAAGCCGATCTGATAGGGGTGGAGGCAGAAGCAGATACTGAAAAACAATCATAAACTTTTGGACCAAGACAGATTACTTCTCACAAACCCAAGTGGAAGTTGTTCTATCTTTACTACCAGAGGACTACTAAAAGGAAAAGTTGTTCTTaccttttttttattgttgccTGTTAAGTTTCCCCCTCCATGATTTTTATGCTTttgtgaggaaaagttaaaacaatgtttaatttcatttcaaaattgttAACATTTCTTTCAAAAAGCAGATGTTAAATGTATAAAAGTTGAGCTGTGTACTAGTGTTGTAACTTTCAAAGTAAAAGTTTCCCTGAAATGCCAAACTTCCCATCTGATTTTCCTCATGAATGGAACAAGCAGTTCTAAGATCTTCCACACAACATCTAGCCATCTAAAATGGAGATGGATCGTTCTACACATTCAAACTCTCATTCTAAACAAATTAGTTACTTGTGGTTGGAGGGTGGTGGGGATGTGCCACATTAAAATTTCAGTTTCCTCTTGATTCTGAAATCACACAATATTCCCAGATCAAAATTTCTTCAGATCCTTGTGTAAAGAAAAAATCAGGATTCCATTCAGTCACTAAACCAGAAACAGCAAATGGATAATGCTGAGCATACTTTGCCTTCCTACTGTTTTGCTGGGAATTTGCAAGGACCTCTCCCccaaaataaaccatttacatGTAATAAGTCAACTACAGAATACTGTAAATAAAAGGTTTGACCAGTTCCATCAAAGAAGCTACAAAACGATGCTTACTCATACTGTTTCAAATTTTTGCAACTCTGTGTAGTGTCTCACTTTTAAAGGACCATCTTTGATTCCAAAGGCAAATGGAGAAAATAAGATAAGCAAAGAAGTCTTTCTCTCCAACTTCTCAAAGGCTTATGACTTCATAAAAACAAGTGAATCTTTCAGCATTCCACAACAGATTTAAAGCATCAAATGCCTGTGAAACAGCAAAGATGGGTAAGCAAAGCAAACTAGTTTTTCAGTCTGTCAAAATTGAACCAAATTACCTTCCTCTTAGTACAGTGAGACATGCTGTACGTCATGGCAATGGAAGTGCTTTCTGTATTTAAAACAATATCTTATGGAAAAGCAATGCTGGAAAGCATTAGAAGTCTTCCAAATTCAACATTTCTTCTTATGGATATAAAGCATGTATGGCATCAATTTTGAAACTAAAGCATTTAAGAATGCAGCTCGTAGGCACAATGTGTTGCAAAGTAGGGTTGGGAGGGGAAATTCTATGCCCAGTATGTTTCATTGAAGACACTTAAAACAAGCTGCATGTACTATATTTCTAACAAATATTAAAATCCTGATGAAATCAGGAATTGGCTTAGATTGCCAAATATATCAGCTCGGATATTGGGCATTTTCAAGCAAGCCATTGCAAACTTGACGTTTAGTTGGATGCCTGACTTTATTTTAGTTTTGTGAAACTGCATTATATGGGGAAATTCTAGTACAAGTGGCAGAACCTGTGGTGAGTTGTCATGTCGCAGGTAGAGCCATGAAGTTCAAAAGATGCTCTTGAATATAGTAGACTTGAAGACCTCCAACTAAAAAAAACCTTGTTACTACTCTAGTCCTCAAAATAAATTTGCCGTTCATCTTATGGATTTAACATGGCAGTGCACCATTGGAAAGGAATGAGAATCCATAAGCCATGCAACCTATCACTAAGCCATTCCAGTCCATTCCAAGCCAGTGAACCTTCCACCACTTAAAGAGAAGTAGTAGAACTTGAAACACATTAATCTGCAAACCCAAGCTTGTGACTTTTCTGGGACCGGGATGGTTATAGGTTGGATAACCATTTTAAATCTGTTCTAGCTCTGTCATATCTGTTTTAATTGTTGCAGGTTGATAACCTTCAAAGGCATGATGGTCCAAGGTACAGTTCTGACACGTCTGCATGGATAAGTGACCGCAGCTGTAACAGTAGGAAAGGTAAATTTTTATAATAGCACTGTAACTTTAaagaaatttcctttt
This DNA window, taken from Caretta caretta isolate rCarCar2 chromosome 9, rCarCar1.hap1, whole genome shotgun sequence, encodes the following:
- the RBMX gene encoding RNA-binding motif protein, X chromosome isoform X2; the protein is MVEADRPGKLFIGGLNTETNEKALEAVFGKYGRIVEVLLMKDRETNKSRGFAFVTFESPADAKDAARDMNGKSLDGKAIKVEQATKPSFESGGRRGPPPPPRSRGPPRGLRGGRGGSGARGPPSRGSHLGSSRGPLPMKRGPPPRSGGPPPKRSAPSGPVRSSSGMGGRAPVSRGRDSYGGPPRREPMPSRRDVYMSPRDDGYSTKDSYSSRDYPSSRDTRDYAPPPRDYAYRDYGHSSSRDEYPSRGYSDRDGYGGGRDRDYSDHPSGGSYRDSYESYGNSRSAPPARGPPPSYGGSSRYDDYGSTRDGYGSRESYSSSRSDVYSSGRDRVGRQDRGLPPSMERGYPPPRDSYSSSSRGAPRGGGRGGSRSDRGGGRSRY
- the RBMX gene encoding RNA-binding motif protein, X chromosome isoform X1; its protein translation is MVEADRPGKLFIGGLNTETNEKALEAVFGKYGRIVEVLLMKDRETNKSRGFAFVTFESPADAKDAARDMNGKSLDGKAIKVEQATKPSFESGGRRGPPPPPRSRGPPRGLRGGRGGSGARGPPSRGSHLGSSRGPLPMKRGPPPRSGGPPPKRSAPSGPVRSSSGMGGRAPVSRGRDSYGGPPRREPMPSRRDVYMSPRDDGYSTKDSYSSRDYPSSRDTRDYAPPPRDYAYRDYGHSSSRDEYPSRGYSFSSYSDRDGYGGGRDRDYSDHPSGGSYRDSYESYGNSRSAPPARGPPPSYGGSSRYDDYGSTRDGYGSRESYSSSRSDVYSSGRDRVGRQDRGLPPSMERGYPPPRDSYSSSSRGAPRGGGRGGSRSDRGGGRSRY